One genomic region from Metallosphaera tengchongensis encodes:
- a CDS encoding phosphate signaling complex PhoU family protein — translation MEVRRVQKFGKSTLMVSLPADWVKEVSLSPGESIYLEVDEDGSLKVYPPNLKTDNAPKEMKVRISVSTSPDLVTRIVHSLYILGFDRISIETTNGVFTEELLRKIKETARSLIGLEIVSQDITSIQIQSFLDPTKYNLGSLVNRLTNTLKQMLHYLNLGIREASRTFLQEVVELEKEVDRLYYLSLRQLLLAQVNRSLAYMIGVKRIQIVGNRILVKAAEEAADEISEAANDLLSLHPDDLALLKMSWDKMDMLIDQTAVVIDHVVKVLSKEDIKLVNEALDELRTLRRVLLSDALLLEERIQKMNAPKVATAIRTLNLRLYNAIRRMEPIAEIAFNRSIEGIKEIVVE, via the coding sequence ATGGAAGTTAGAAGAGTACAAAAATTTGGGAAATCTACCCTGATGGTTTCCTTACCTGCTGATTGGGTCAAAGAAGTAAGTCTGAGTCCAGGAGAAAGTATTTATCTTGAAGTAGATGAGGACGGCAGTCTAAAGGTCTATCCTCCAAATCTCAAGACCGATAACGCTCCGAAGGAGATGAAGGTTAGGATTTCAGTATCGACTTCTCCAGACCTCGTTACTAGGATCGTTCACAGTCTTTACATACTAGGGTTTGATAGAATATCCATAGAAACAACCAACGGTGTGTTCACAGAGGAACTCTTAAGGAAAATCAAGGAGACTGCGAGGAGCCTTATAGGTCTAGAGATAGTGTCTCAGGATATAACCAGCATACAGATACAGTCCTTCTTGGACCCTACTAAATATAACTTAGGAAGCCTTGTAAACCGACTAACAAACACCTTAAAACAGATGTTGCATTATCTTAATTTGGGTATCAGGGAGGCTAGCAGGACTTTCCTTCAGGAAGTTGTAGAGTTAGAGAAGGAAGTCGATAGGTTGTACTATCTATCCCTTAGACAGCTTTTGCTAGCCCAGGTAAACAGGAGCCTCGCCTATATGATAGGAGTTAAGAGAATACAAATAGTTGGCAATCGTATTTTAGTGAAGGCAGCCGAAGAGGCTGCAGACGAGATCAGTGAAGCCGCCAATGATCTACTCAGTTTGCACCCAGATGACTTAGCTCTTCTTAAAATGTCTTGGGACAAAATGGATATGCTGATAGACCAAACCGCTGTAGTTATAGACCATGTAGTCAAAGTCCTAAGTAAGGAGGACATTAAACTGGTAAATGAGGCATTGGATGAGCTAAGGACTTTAAGGAGAGTGCTCCTCTCCGACGCTCTTCTGCTGGAGGAGAGAATACAAAAGATGAATGCGCCTAAAGTGGCTACAGCGATAAGAACGTTAAACCTGAGATTATATAACGCAATTAGGAGGATGGAGCCAATAGCAGAAATAGCGTTCAATAGAAGTATAGAAGGAATTAAGGAAATAGTTGTTGAATAA
- a CDS encoding DNA-binding protein — MSEDNYSDPELEELLRRRAQTESRRAAEERQKKAELEARKEALLRSILTQEARQRLNNVKLIKPELAESIENQLITLAQSGRIRIPISDEELKQILAQIAGQTKRDFNIQIRERGWK; from the coding sequence ATGTCGGAGGATAATTACTCGGATCCGGAACTAGAGGAGTTGTTAAGACGTAGGGCTCAGACGGAAAGTAGGAGAGCTGCTGAAGAGAGGCAAAAGAAGGCCGAGTTGGAGGCTAGAAAGGAGGCGCTTCTCCGTAGCATATTAACCCAAGAAGCTAGACAAAGGCTGAATAATGTAAAGCTCATTAAACCTGAACTTGCGGAGTCAATTGAAAATCAGCTAATTACTTTAGCTCAGAGTGGAAGAATAAGGATCCCTATATCTGATGAGGAATTAAAGCAGATTCTGGCACAGATAGCAGGTCAGACCAAAAGGGATTTCAATATTCAAATTAGGGAGAGGGGCTGGAAATGA
- a CDS encoding RsmB/NOP family class I SAM-dependent RNA methyltransferase, with protein sequence MSGHNYQPELYYDEDLITELKIVYGSYFSDFLTSLGRPNPRLYLRLNTLRWDEIHEADLSIFNRDEDFEEAIYVNVIGPTKLEEYSSRIIVDKKTAESAIIGSNVYQPGIKKIEGNGPIYSIFSENGVHVANGKLRAESEILVENVESIYRSVKISELDVIKKGLAISQGKSSMYVARMLDPRPAETIVDMNAYPGGKLTHIYQLEPRAKIIGFDHTNKKVQKLREVLVALRMKVPVVVGDSRYLYEDFNIREVDKVLIDPPCSAIGVRPKIYDRKTIGEIKNFQIYQKQFLNSAFKILKKKGVVIYSTCTVTLKENEEVVSDPRFEIERIVRFHPNLHETTGFFIAKLVKR encoded by the coding sequence TTGAGTGGTCATAATTATCAACCAGAATTATATTATGATGAAGATTTAATTACAGAGCTAAAAATAGTTTATGGTAGTTACTTTAGCGACTTTTTAACCTCTTTAGGAAGACCTAACCCAAGGTTATACCTAAGGCTGAACACTTTACGCTGGGATGAGATACATGAGGCAGATTTGAGCATTTTCAATAGGGATGAAGATTTTGAGGAAGCCATCTATGTGAATGTAATTGGTCCCACGAAGCTGGAGGAATACAGTTCAAGGATAATAGTTGATAAGAAAACAGCGGAGAGTGCGATAATAGGCTCTAATGTCTATCAACCAGGGATAAAGAAAATTGAAGGGAATGGGCCCATATACTCTATTTTTTCAGAGAACGGCGTACACGTCGCCAACGGTAAGCTAAGAGCGGAATCGGAAATCCTTGTGGAGAATGTGGAGTCGATTTACAGGTCTGTTAAGATTTCAGAGCTAGATGTTATAAAAAAGGGTTTAGCGATTTCTCAGGGTAAGTCATCAATGTATGTTGCAAGAATGCTTGATCCGAGACCAGCGGAGACAATTGTGGACATGAACGCCTACCCTGGGGGCAAGTTAACTCATATATATCAGCTGGAACCCAGGGCAAAAATTATTGGATTTGATCATACTAATAAGAAAGTACAGAAACTACGAGAAGTCCTAGTTGCATTAAGAATGAAAGTACCAGTGGTAGTTGGCGACTCTCGATATCTTTATGAGGATTTCAATATAAGGGAAGTCGATAAGGTTCTTATAGATCCACCATGTTCTGCAATAGGTGTAAGGCCAAAAATATACGATAGGAAGACGATCGGAGAAATAAAGAACTTTCAGATATATCAGAAACAATTTCTTAATTCTGCATTTAAAATTTTGAAGAAAAAAGGAGTAGTAATATACTCTACCTGTACAGTAACTTTAAAAGAAAACGAAGAAGTAGTGTCAGACCCTAGGTTTGAAATAGAGAGAATCGTGAGATTTCATCCCAACCTTCATGAGACAACTGGTTTTTTTATAGCAAAGTTAGTGAAGAGATAA
- a CDS encoding gamma carbonic anhydrase family protein — protein sequence MPIEEFNGKKPRLSPSVYVHPTAYVIGDVNIGDLSSIWHYAVIRGDNDSIVIGRKTNIQENSSLHTDKGFKIEIGDLVSVGHNAVIHGARVGNNVIVGIGAIVLNGAKIGNNVIIGAGAVVTEGKEIPDNSLALGVPAKVVRKLNEEEIKGIENNALEYVSEVQLLK from the coding sequence ATGCCCATAGAGGAGTTTAATGGAAAGAAGCCTAGACTATCCCCCTCAGTTTACGTGCACCCTACGGCATACGTTATTGGGGACGTGAATATCGGCGATCTCTCGAGCATTTGGCATTACGCGGTAATAAGAGGCGATAACGATAGCATTGTTATAGGTAGAAAAACAAATATTCAGGAAAACTCATCCCTTCATACGGATAAAGGTTTCAAGATAGAGATAGGCGACCTGGTGTCTGTAGGTCATAATGCAGTTATTCATGGAGCGAGGGTAGGCAATAACGTGATAGTCGGCATCGGAGCCATAGTCCTCAATGGAGCTAAGATAGGTAATAACGTAATTATAGGAGCTGGAGCAGTAGTTACAGAAGGAAAAGAGATCCCAGATAATAGTTTAGCATTAGGAGTTCCAGCTAAGGTAGTGAGGAAACTCAACGAGGAGGAAATAAAAGGAATAGAGAATAACGCTCTAGAATACGTTAGTGAGGTTCAATTATTGAAATGA
- a CDS encoding 30S ribosomal protein S19e — protein sequence MITANMVPPETLVKRLSEYIKSNIKEVQPPEWSLITKTASFKERIPDEPEIWWYMRAASILRKLYVSGPFGVSKSRRVYGGLKRRGTKPPVAARSPGHSTRLLFQQLEKAGLVAKTKGIRRGRTLTPKGKALLDKVSHEIFIELANNKSSLKKYLE from the coding sequence ATGATTACAGCCAATATGGTACCGCCTGAAACATTGGTGAAAAGATTATCCGAATACATTAAGAGTAACATTAAGGAAGTTCAACCTCCAGAGTGGTCACTAATTACTAAAACTGCTTCATTTAAGGAGAGGATACCCGATGAGCCTGAGATTTGGTGGTATATGAGAGCGGCATCGATATTGAGAAAGTTGTATGTTAGTGGTCCTTTTGGAGTATCTAAGTCAAGAAGAGTCTACGGTGGACTGAAGAGAAGGGGAACCAAGCCGCCCGTTGCTGCTAGGTCTCCTGGTCATTCCACGAGATTACTCTTCCAGCAATTGGAGAAAGCAGGGCTGGTTGCCAAGACGAAAGGAATAAGGAGAGGCAGGACGCTTACCCCAAAGGGGAAGGCTCTATTAGACAAAGTTTCTCACGAAATCTTTATAGAGTTAGCAAACAATAAGTCATCTCTGAAGAAGTATTTGGAGTGA
- a CDS encoding DUF711 family protein, whose protein sequence is MRIRAVTVFSNSLNQDTIHQLHQKLMDIDMDLFSRRISLPPSTNVNLGRILDILPDDKSVLFSLGGLFDHDPRIVDIPDVLRSGDNIFVHILLRDNRNMDNAVKVLSKLEPDEASRFAILLNEEFLTTPYYPASSGDNFHLGFGLSLIYVKEVLGNLMEEALMEAKRKGQEIEEKIGLKFLGIDPSVSPWMEESVGHLLETKLGKKIYSPGVLSVISNMNNNIMRASINTDVNAMGFSELMIPVAEDNILKERVLEGRVTLSHLLNMSSACLAGLDMVGVNYEQGLYFNIISDLIIIQRLKKRPYGIRIIPSYGEEKIDTKNFGTVPVVKTI, encoded by the coding sequence ATGAGAATAAGGGCAGTAACGGTTTTCTCTAACTCACTTAATCAAGACACGATCCATCAGCTTCATCAAAAGTTGATGGATATTGATATGGATCTGTTCTCAAGGAGGATAAGCCTTCCACCATCTACTAATGTTAACTTGGGGAGGATACTGGATATACTACCTGACGATAAATCTGTTCTCTTTAGTTTAGGAGGGTTATTTGATCATGACCCAAGAATTGTGGATATACCAGATGTACTCCGAAGTGGAGATAACATCTTTGTTCATATTCTGCTAAGAGATAACCGTAACATGGACAACGCAGTTAAAGTCCTATCTAAGTTGGAGCCTGACGAAGCTTCAAGATTTGCAATACTGTTAAATGAGGAGTTCCTTACAACTCCCTACTACCCTGCCTCATCTGGGGATAACTTTCATTTAGGGTTCGGACTTTCTCTCATTTACGTAAAAGAGGTCTTGGGGAATCTCATGGAAGAGGCTCTTATGGAGGCAAAGCGAAAAGGTCAAGAAATAGAAGAGAAGATAGGACTGAAGTTTTTAGGAATAGATCCATCCGTTTCCCCGTGGATGGAAGAGAGTGTAGGACATCTATTGGAAACAAAGCTAGGCAAGAAAATTTATTCCCCAGGAGTTTTATCTGTAATTAGTAATATGAATAATAATATTATGAGGGCGTCAATTAATACGGATGTAAATGCAATGGGATTTTCTGAGCTCATGATACCAGTAGCAGAGGATAACATATTAAAGGAAAGGGTATTGGAAGGGAGAGTAACGCTCTCCCATCTACTAAATATGAGTTCAGCCTGTTTAGCAGGTTTGGATATGGTTGGAGTAAATTATGAGCAGGGTTTGTACTTTAATATAATAAGCGACCTTATCATCATACAAAGGTTGAAAAAAAGACCATATGGAATAAGAATTATACCTTCCTATGGTGAAGAAAAAATAGACACTAAAAATTTCGGCACTGTTCCAGTAGTCAAAACAATATAG
- a CDS encoding nicotinate phosphoribosyltransferase, protein MRLYIASSKEIKDGKITDIYFERTSKALEKAGITNVKVRMEFHSYGLPKEYEWAVFAGLEEALYLLEGKDVNVYAMEEGTLFKEVEPVITIEGNYLDFGVLETALLGILRHSSSIATKAARIKRLAFDKQVIFFGLRSVHPAIAPMTDRSAYIGGMDGVSGAFSEELLGVKPSGTMPHALMLVVGDNVEAWKIFDAGVEPDVPRIVLADTFEDERTEAIKAAKLLGERLSGIRLDTPSSRRGNFRKIIQEVRWTLNLHGFHNVKIIVSGGLDEPQILELRDYVDGFGVGTSVAFPESVDFSADIVEKWVNNQWVPLTKRGKWPGAKQVFRCKRFDDVIVPWGKQMEGCEPLLHKFMEHGKLVRDLPSPQEIRERVISQLKDLPNDEKLTSAM, encoded by the coding sequence GTGAGGTTATACATAGCTTCTTCCAAGGAAATAAAGGATGGAAAAATTACCGACATATATTTTGAAAGGACATCTAAAGCCCTGGAAAAGGCAGGAATAACGAACGTAAAGGTGAGGATGGAGTTTCACTCTTATGGACTTCCAAAGGAATACGAATGGGCAGTTTTCGCTGGATTAGAGGAGGCTCTGTACCTATTGGAAGGAAAGGATGTGAACGTATATGCGATGGAAGAGGGAACACTGTTTAAAGAAGTAGAGCCTGTTATCACAATAGAGGGCAACTACCTGGACTTTGGAGTATTGGAAACAGCTTTACTAGGAATCTTAAGACATTCTAGTAGTATTGCTACAAAAGCAGCAAGAATAAAGAGGTTGGCCTTTGATAAACAGGTTATATTCTTCGGTCTGAGATCTGTACATCCAGCAATAGCACCTATGACAGATAGATCTGCTTATATAGGTGGGATGGACGGTGTATCTGGTGCCTTCAGCGAGGAGTTATTGGGCGTAAAACCATCTGGAACCATGCCACATGCCCTAATGCTAGTGGTAGGGGATAACGTAGAGGCATGGAAGATATTCGATGCCGGAGTAGAACCAGATGTGCCTAGGATTGTCCTGGCTGACACGTTTGAGGACGAAAGGACTGAAGCAATTAAAGCTGCAAAACTTTTAGGAGAAAGATTAAGCGGAATTAGATTGGATACGCCTTCAAGTAGGAGAGGAAACTTCAGAAAGATTATACAAGAAGTTAGATGGACCCTAAACCTTCACGGGTTTCATAACGTGAAGATAATAGTTAGTGGTGGGTTGGACGAGCCTCAGATTTTAGAGCTAAGAGATTACGTAGATGGGTTTGGCGTAGGTACTAGTGTGGCTTTCCCTGAGAGTGTAGACTTTAGTGCGGACATTGTAGAGAAGTGGGTAAATAACCAATGGGTACCACTGACCAAAAGAGGAAAGTGGCCAGGCGCTAAGCAGGTCTTTCGTTGCAAAAGATTTGACGACGTTATTGTCCCTTGGGGGAAGCAAATGGAGGGATGTGAGCCCCTGCTTCACAAGTTTATGGAACACGGTAAACTGGTTAGGGATCTTCCTTCCCCACAAGAAATTAGAGAGAGAGTGATATCCCAACTTAAAGACTTGCCCAACGATGAGAAGCTAACCTCAGCAATGTAA
- the xerA gene encoding site-specific tyrosine recombinase/integron integrase, with translation MKLQLGDPPNDADPYEYFVNALKFSGAGSGTVKIYSTAVRDFLSFIKKDPRMATNQDLINWINELSSRKGKLIDNRRGRISTVRIYVIAVRRFLRWLGVNVKPPIPRTKNPDRKALRDEDIEILLSNCRKLRDKVIISLLIDTGLRSSEILSIKVKDINLNRKLIKVIETKNGEERIVLFTTRTAVLLERYLKVYKKNPEDLLFDMSYQALYKLIRRLGEKTGIDWLRPHILRHTFATKAIKKGLPLPVVQRLLGHKDIKTTQIYTHLVTEDLEKAYKTAFES, from the coding sequence ATGAAACTTCAACTAGGTGACCCTCCAAACGATGCTGACCCTTATGAATATTTTGTTAATGCACTTAAATTCTCAGGAGCAGGTAGCGGTACTGTAAAAATCTATTCCACTGCAGTTCGGGATTTTCTCAGCTTTATTAAGAAAGATCCTAGAATGGCTACTAACCAAGACTTAATCAATTGGATAAACGAGCTTAGTTCTCGTAAGGGTAAACTGATAGACAATAGGAGAGGGAGAATCTCGACCGTGAGAATCTATGTAATCGCAGTTAGGCGATTCCTAAGATGGTTAGGAGTTAACGTAAAACCTCCTATCCCTAGGACAAAGAATCCGGATAGGAAAGCACTAAGAGACGAGGATATTGAAATTCTTCTATCGAATTGTAGAAAATTAAGAGACAAGGTAATTATATCGTTACTCATAGATACTGGCTTACGTTCATCGGAGATATTATCAATTAAAGTCAAAGATATCAACCTAAACAGGAAATTGATAAAGGTCATTGAAACAAAGAACGGTGAAGAAAGGATAGTCTTGTTTACGACCAGGACCGCGGTTCTCCTAGAACGTTATCTGAAAGTATACAAAAAGAACCCAGAGGACCTATTGTTTGACATGTCCTACCAAGCCTTATATAAACTAATAAGGAGGTTAGGTGAGAAGACTGGAATTGACTGGCTAAGACCACACATACTCAGGCATACGTTTGCAACTAAAGCCATAAAGAAAGGATTACCCTTACCAGTTGTTCAGAGACTCCTAGGACACAAGGACATAAAGACTACCCAAATATATACTCACCTTGTAACTGAAGATCTGGAGAAGGCATATAAAACCGCATTTGAAAGTTGA